The nucleotide window CTGCTTTGACAATAGTGCAGTCTTCTCAACATTATTGTGTGGGAGCCAAAATATTTCGGGGTCATTCTGTATCTGTGCTATTGTGTAATGCTGAGAGTGTAGCAGGTTTTATGGGAGGTTTTTTTTATCGAACTGATACAAGCTGCGCTGGCCTTTAAAACACGGGactgcagacagagaggtgagaacCAAGGTATCAAGACGACAGGTAAGACTTTCACATTTAATGagagtttcttttgttttctcttctcatgTCTTGAATTGACAATTTTTCCTGTCTCATTGCTCCTATTTATAATTGAACAGCTGTAGTACACCAGTACTGTTGCCGGAGCTAAGTCATTACTTCAACCAGTACTTCTAGTGCAGCAGcaatattactactactactactactactactacttatactactgctactgctacttTTAAAGGTCACACAGCAttagaaacaaaaaatacagaacaattacagatgataaaaaaaagataaaataaaacattgtaaatttataaaaatagaaGAGGCCTGGTCACCTTTGGTCCTGTGGGATGATGACTAGGGCCTGGACAGGGAAGCTGTGAAACCACTGGGTGCTGCCAATTGGCATTAAATGATGGACAGATACAGTTAGAAACTCCCTGGTGAACCTAATAGAGCATGTAGCTATATAACAGGATGTTGTATTTCCATCAGATgttggtagagaccaaacaCAGCTTAAACAGGTTCAAATTATAAAAGGTGAGTGTAAACAGAGTCGCTTCATAACTGTGGATGTGCATCTATTTGATAACAAGTTCACTACTTCAACTTAAAGAGTGATGATTAGACAACTTATTCACAATTTGTTTCTTCTGACCACAGGTCGCCAAAAAAAGTCACGTCAAGTGTTGATtgacaaaaacaattattaGATTATTATACGTTCACTTTCACCAGGGTGACAAGTAAAGCAAAATAGCTTTTTATaattgcagaaaataaaaatgaacaaatcctGTAAGTGTCTCAAATGTCTATAAGATATTGTAAATGTAGATAGAGGTGTGAAAGGAGCAAACAAATCCAGCTGTTGTGTGGCTAAATTTTCCCACTCGCCTCCAGAGAGGATGATGCAATATCTTATAAATATCTATTTTagcagtttgtgtgtggaaAGAAGATAACATGTGGGCTTCTGTTATCTGTAAGGGGAGGAGCTGTTAGTTTTTAGAGTAAAGACAGAAGATGCAAAATGGCCTGTTCACAGCTCTTATTTCTTGATGACTAtacttgttttccttttccagtTTTCAGTATCTCCACACATCATCAGCAATGTTTTACAgggtttataataataatattaataataataaaaatagaaataataacgATAACTCATCTTGCACCTTTGAAAAGTGTATCACAAAGGATGAAtaaggaaaataagaaaaaaatcaaaaatcaatcaaaatcagttacaacaacaaaattatactttttttttttatccttgaTTAGTCTCAAGATAGTTCTACGTTTATGGAGGATCATGGGTGTCATGTACGGTTCTAATAAATGTctaaataaaactaattatACAATGCCTATACATTTGTTAATTGCTGGATGGTTTtatccatttgaaaaaaataacagaatccTGGAGCAGGTACATTGAAGACAAATCTTTTTTCTGGCATGTTGATTAAATTAGTTTTCTCATGTAAGACTGGGTTCTGGTGAGGACTGACATCTGACTGCCGGCTCCTGCCCACTTACATTTTGTCTGCAGACATACTAATACTTTAATGTTGGATAAGTTCCcagtaaaatgtgtaaaagacACAGTATTGGTACCATTATGACAATAATctttaaacatgaaacattttgagaaaacatttcagaatACTAGCTACAATCTGGATTTGTTGTTCCTCCACCACAGCTGCCTGTGAAGCCATGGCCTcccgtcttcctctcctcctgctgctcctgtgcaGTCTGACACTGGCTGAAGCCCAGCTCAGGCTGTTCAACATTCGGGCAAGTGGTCTTCCCTCTGACAACCTGGGAATCACAGACGGCTACGTCAAGGCGTTCTGTGGCTCTGCCTCTCTGGGTGTGACATCCGTCCGTGACAACGATCCCAACCCCTGGTGGGGGGAGGAGTTCTCCTACTACAAGGCCCAGCAGAACGACATACTGAGGCTGGAGGTTCACGATGAGGACCTGATCTTCGATGACTTTCTGGGAGTCTGCCAGCGTCCGATCCAACCAGGAACCCATGAGCACAACTGCTACTTGGAGAAAGGTGGCACCCTCCATTACACCTACAGCCTCAACTGAGACAATCGTCAGGCAGATACAGTGTACAGATCAGAACATGTCTCACTGAATCACTGGGTATTTTATACCCTTTTCCAAGGTTGAAAATTAACAATAAACCTCTGCTGAATgaagtttgtctctgtgtgcttACTCATTATCATCATGTTGTGGGAGTGAATCAGTTTAAtattgcaaaatgtaaaaacttgcACAGTGCTAAGTATAATGAATTCCATATGAACCTTACACACGTCTATGGAGAGCAGCAAAAGTAGAGTTCTAgttctttttttacacacatttccCATTTCTTCAGTGACATTGTTTatttgtgcatatatatatatatatatatcacccCTCTCATGCATTCAGCCCATATAACTGAAGAAACCTACACTTATCAGAATGTTTTCCACCTCATGACACTATGTAGGAAGCAGTGGGTCATATATGCTGTCAATTTCAATTCAACATCTTAAAGTTGAGACCTCAAAATTATTGAGAGaccaaacagaacagaaaagcATCAGAACACAAGGTTGAGGTCAGAGTGTTAGACTTCCAGACACGAGGCTGTAGCTCAGAGCACAAATTATTCCCCATGTTTTAAGTCGCACTTGTCGTTCTAAAATTATGGCAAAGTATTCTTCCATTATTTCCCCCCTCTGGCTTCACTAGTTATACACTATGTGACTGAGTTTAACCACATGCTTCATATTCAGGTCTCTCTGCTCATTCACACAGTCAGTGTTAAAACTGGTCCACTGGGAACTTAAAGAGGCCTCGTAGAGATTTCTTGTAAACAGACATCAAACAGTCAAGTTGTGATAAGATTCTGTTTTACTCTCCATGTGTGGATCCATCCGGCTGCGCTCACTCCAAATACCAAGCACATTTGCGATGGGCGGTGAGATTgcatacaaagtcaatgcagaGACACCATTTTATTGCATCACTCACGTCGGGCAACGAAAAAAATTCACTTCTCATTTCCATATGTGTGACCGTGGCCTTATCCTGAGGCCAAACTTGCATGAGGACCATGACACGGAAATTCCTTCATgtttggtgtgaacacagcatcATACACAAGTCAAGAAGGTTTCCTTCATCataaaacatttccaaagtCTGCATGTAACAGAGTACATCAACAATTATGAGTCCAGCTTTGTTTATACTCATGTTCTGTCAGGTTGGGGGAaagcagatggacccaggataCAGAGTTTaacaaaaagtgtattttttaatgaaaaaagtctttaacagaaaaaaacaactaaagtCACACAGGGGAAAAGACTGGAGGCAAacgaagagaagcagaggacgggagctcaggagacgAGGCAAAACAAGAAGCACAGGAGATCACGACATTTAGACAACGAACCGACAAGGGGAAGCACAgacacttatacacacacacagggaaggcaggggcaattgaacacaggtgaaacacatgaggactggtgcagacaatcacagagacaggaagtgaagaaagaaaacacactaggaacagagactacaaaataaaacaggaaacagaacacgga belongs to Hippoglossus stenolepis isolate QCI-W04-F060 chromosome 9, HSTE1.2, whole genome shotgun sequence and includes:
- the LOC118115329 gene encoding perforin-1-like — its product is MASRLPLLLLLLCSLTLAEAQLRLFNIRASGLPSDNLGITDGYVKAFCGSASLGVTSVRDNDPNPWWGEEFSYYKAQQNDILRLEVHDEDLIFDDFLGVCQRPIQPGTHEHNCYLEKGGTLHYTYSLN